Part of the Sphingobium lignivorans genome is shown below.
CGCGCCTTGTCGCGCTCCGCCAGGTCTGCCGCGCCGAGCATCCGGACTGGTGGAACGGACCGGTGAGCGGCTATGGCGACCCGGCTGCCCGCATCGTTCTCATCGGGCTGGCACCGGGGATGCGCGGCGCCAACCGAACCGGCCGACCGTTCACGGGCGATTATGCCGGCGACCTGCTGTTCGCCACGCTGGACAAGTTCGGCCTTTCCCGCGGGCAATATGCGGCGCGGATCGATGATGGCGTGGAACTGGTCGACTGTGCGATCCTCACCAGCGTCAAGTGCCTGCCGCCCCAGAACAAGCCGATTCCGGACGAGATCCGCACCTGCCGCCAGTTCCTGCAGGCCGGTGTCGAGGGATTGCCGCGCGCGAGGATATTCATCGCGCTGGGCCGGATCGCGCATCAATCTGCTCTCAAGGTTCTGGGCGGCCGGCCGGGGCAGGCACGCTTTGGCCATCTTGCGGAACACGCCATGCCGGGCGGCCGGATCCTGCTCGATAGCTACCATTGCTCGCGCTACAACACGAACACCGGCCGGCTCACCACAGCGATGTTCGAGGCCGTTTTCGCGCGCGCCTGCACATTGCGGGATGAACTCGAACCGGCCTGACGGCTGGCTCGACCGGCGGGCATCACCGGCGGAGCTCAGGCGCCGATGTGCAGCATCTGCTCGGCGGAGCGCAGCAGTTCGCCGGCGACGAAGGGCTTGAGTACGATCCTTTCCTGCGAAAGCGCCTCGGGCAGATGGCTGGCGCCATAGCCGCTGACCATGAGGAACGGGATATTCCTGCCTCGCAGAGCTTCCGCGATGTCCTCCACCGTTTCCCCTTGCAGGTTCCCGTCCAGCAGCACGAGGTCGAGCGGGAGATGTTGGGCGCTCTCCAGCGCATCCGCCTTGTTGGTCACGGGGCCGATCACGCTTGCGCCTGCCTCACTGAGCACCGAGACGATGTCGAGTGCGACGAGGGGCTCGTCTTCCACCACCAGCACGGACTTGCCATGCATCGAGCCGCTCGCACGGGATGCGGCCTTCGCGGCGCTGGC
Proteins encoded:
- a CDS encoding uracil-DNA glycosylase, whose protein sequence is MSLTSPVVSPVPHAEPGRDCPLCPRLVALRQVCRAEHPDWWNGPVSGYGDPAARIVLIGLAPGMRGANRTGRPFTGDYAGDLLFATLDKFGLSRGQYAARIDDGVELVDCAILTSVKCLPPQNKPIPDEIRTCRQFLQAGVEGLPRARIFIALGRIAHQSALKVLGGRPGQARFGHLAEHAMPGGRILLDSYHCSRYNTNTGRLTTAMFEAVFARACTLRDELEPA